Sequence from the Streptomyces mobaraensis NBRC 13819 = DSM 40847 genome:
CCGGCGGGTGAAGGACGACGTGGGCGTCTCGGTGGCCGTCGAGATCGTGCCGCCGGAGACGCTGGAGCGGTCGGTGGGCAAGATCCGGCGGCTCGTCGACGAGCGCTGACCGTCAGCCGACCGAATTCGGCGAATCTTCCATGAGCGCAAGGATGTTCGCCTCAACCGTCACACCATCGTGGGAGTCTTTCGAGTCGTCCCTCAACGATGGGAGTCATCTTGCGCTTGCGTCACTCGCTTCGCGCCCTGGCCGTCGGCGGGCTCGTCCTGTTGACCGGTGCCGGGGCCCTGCCCGCCGTGGCGGCGTCGGACGCCGCCCGCGGTGAACGGCCGTCCGCCGACGGGCTGTCGGCGGTGATCCGCTACACCGAGTACGGCGTCCCGCACATCCTGGCCGACGACTACGCGGACCTCGGGTTCGGCGACGGCTGGGCGCAGGCCGCCGACGCGGTCTGCACCCTGGCCGACGGCTTCGTCACCGTACGCGGGGAGCGCGCCCGGTACTTCGGGCCGGACGCGGCCCCGGACCGCTCGTTCTCCGAGGCTTCGACCAACCTCTCCAGCGACCTCTTCTTCCGCGGCGTCCGCGACGCCCGGACCGTCGAGAAGCTGCTCGACCGGCCGGCACCCGAGGGGCCGTCGCGGCAGGCCAAGGAGCTGATGCGCGGCTGGGCGGCCGGATACAACGCCTGGCTGCGGCAGCACAAGGTCACCGATCCGGCCTGCCGGGGCAAGGGCTGGGTGCGTCCGGTCACCGCCACCGACGTCGCCCGGCGCGGCTACGCGCTGACCGTGCTCGGCGGGCAGGGCGCGCTGGCGGACGCGATCACGGAGGCCCGTCCCCCCGCCGCCCGGACCGTCGGCGGCGGCAAAGCGGTTGCCGATCCGGCCGCCGCCGCCCGCGCCTACTTCGCCGCCCGCCACGACACCGGGATGGGCTCGAACGCCGTCGCGTTCTCCGGCGCCGCCACGGCGAACCGGCGGGGCCTGCTGCTGGGCAACCCGCACTACCCCTGGCACGGCAACCGCCGCTTCTGGCAGTCACAGCAGACGATCCCGGGCGAACTCAACGTATCGGGCGCCTCGTTGCTGGGCTCCCCCACCGTCCAGATAGGGCACAACGCGTCCATGGCGTGGAGCCATACGGTCGCCACCGGCGTGCCGATGAACCTGTACGAGCTGAAGCCCGCCCCCGGCGACCCGCGCTCGTACCTGGTCGACGGCAGACCGGAGCGGATGACCGAGCGCAAGGTCACCGTGGCGGTACGCGGCGCGGACGGGCGGCTCGCGAACGTCACCCGCAGCCAGTGGTGGACGCGCTACGGGCCCGTGGTCACCGGGCTCGGGGACGACCTCCCGCTGCCGTGGACGCCGGGCTCGGCGTACGCCCTCGCCGACCCCAACGCCGCCCAGTTCCGCTTCTTCGACAGTTCGCTGGGCCTGAGCAAGGCGCGCGACGTCCGGGGCGTCCGGGAGGCGCTGCGCCGCACCCAGGGCCTGCCGTGGGTGAACACCGTGGCGGCCGACTCCGCCGGGCACAGCCTCTACACGCAGTCGCAGGTGCTGCCGCGCGTCACCGACGAGGTGCAGCGGAGCTGCGCCACGGCCCTCGGCCGGCGGACGTATCCGGAGTCGGGGCTGGCGGTGCTGGACGGTTCGCGCGGCGCCTGCGCGCTGGGGAGGGACCGGGACGCCCTGCAACCGGGCGTCTTCGGCCCGTCGGCGATGCCCACGCTCGTCGACGCGCCGTACGCCGAGAACTCCAATGACAGCGCGTGGCTGGCCAACGCGGACCGGCCGCTCACCGGTTACCCGCGGATCTTCGGCGACATCGGCACCGAGCGGTCGTTCCGGACGCGCGGCGGGGTGGAGGACGTCGCCGCCATGGCGAAGCGCGGCCGGCTGACCGTCGCGGACCTGGAGCGGCAGCAGTTCGCCGGGCGGGCGCCCACCGGGGACCTGGCCGCGGCGGACGCGGCGGCGGCCTGCGCGAAGCTGCCGGGCGGCAGGGCGACGGGCCCGGACGGGCGGCCGGTGGACGTGTCCGGGGCCTGCGGCGTCCTGGCCCGCTGGGACCGCAGACTGACCACCGGCAGCAGGGGCGCGCTCCTCTTCGACCGGTTCGTCCGCGCGCTGGTCCGCGAGGTGCCGGCGGACCGGCTGTGGCGGGTGCCGTTCGACCCGGCGAAGCCGGTGACGACTCCGAACACCCTCAACACGGCCGAGCCCGGCGTCGCGCGGGCGCTGGCCGCCGCCGTCCACGACCTGCGGTCGGCGGGCATCGCGCTGGACGCGCCGCTGGGCGAGCACCAGTTCGTGGTGCGGAAGGGGAAGAGGATCCCGGTGCCGGGCGGCACGGAGGCGCTGGGCGCCTGGAACAAGGTCGAGTCCCGCTGGGACGGGTCGCGCGGCGGCTACCCCGAGGTGTCCATGGGCACCAGTTACGTCCAGGCCGTGGGCTTCGACGGCGGCCCCTGCCCGGTGACGGCCCGGACGCTGCTGACGTACTCGCAGTCCGACGACCCCGCGTCGGCCCACTCAAGCGACCAGACGGAGCTGTTCTCGAAGGGCCGGATGACCCGCGGCCGGTTCTGCGAGCGGGACATCCTGGCGTCGCCGGGGCTGCGGGTGGTGCGGGTCGCCCAACGATGAGGTGATACGGGCCCGTTGGCGGGGCGTGCCGCGTTGTCGCGGCACGCCCCTTGCGCGTCGGGGACGTTCAGGCGCGCGCCCGGCGGTGCTGGGCCGCCTTGGCGCGGTTTCCGCAGCCCGCCATGGAGCACCAACGGCGTCTGCGCGCGACCGAGTTGTCGAAGAAGCGGGCACTGCACCGCTCCCCGGCGCAGACGCGCAGCCGGTCGCGGTCCGCGCCGCCGAACATCTCCGCCGCGTCCACGGCGATCCGGCCGAGCGCGCCGCGCCCGTCCACCGGCGGGAGGCCGGCTGTCAGCACCGGGATGCCGTCGCGCACATCGAGGCGCGGCGGGTTCTCGGCGGCGCGGGCGAGCCACGCGTTGAGGACCCGCTGGACGGCCACGGGGAAGGCGGCCCGTTCGACGACGGCGAGCAGCCCTGCGTCGATCGCTTCCCGCAGCTCGACGGCCTGCGCCAGCAGCGGTTCGTCGACGGGGATGCAGGCGGGCCCGATCCCGGCCGCCTCGAACCAGGCCGTGAGGTCCGCCGGTTCGCGCAGGAGTTCCCGGCCGCCCGCCCAGCGGTCCCGGCGGGTGTTGACGAAATCGACGCTGACCCGGGTGCCATACCAGACCCAGTCGCGGTCCTGACGCTCTTGCTCCGCACTCATAACCCCATGTTAGGTTACCGACCACGAACGAAGTAACCACATGACCGGTTACTTCGGTGGACGGGGTACGGAGAGGGGTGGGCCCGATGGCCGTGGCGGAGGGGACGTCGAAGGACAGGGGCGGGGGCGGGGCCCGGATCTGGCTGCTGGCGCTGGGCATGTTCGCCATCGGGACGGACCTGTTCATCGTCTCGGGGCTGCTGCCCTCGATGGCGCGCGACCTGGGTCTGTCCACGGCGGCGGCCGGCCAGTCGGTGACGGTGTTCGCCCTCACCTACGCCGTCGCCGCACCGGTGCTGGCGGGTCTGACGTCGGCCGCCGACCGGAAGACCGTGCTGGTGGTGGTGCTGATCGTGTTCGCGGCCGGGAACGCCCTGTCCGCCTTCGCGACGTCCTACGCCGTCCTGCTGCTCAGCCGGGCCGTCGCGGGCGCCGGTGCGGCGATCTACGCCTCGACCGCGTCGGCGGTGGCGGCCGGTATCACCCCGCCCGAACGGCGGGGACGCTCCCTGGCCGTCGTCTACGCGGGCATGACCACGGCGATCGCCCTGGGCGTGCCGCTGGGCAGCGCGATCGGCGACTTCTCGTCCTGGCGCTGGGCGTTCGGCTTCGTCGCCCTGCTGTCCCTGGTAGCGCTGGCCGGGCTCTGGCCCGCCCTGCCGTCGGTACCGGGGCCGGGCGGGTCGGGGGTACGGCGGCGACTGGCCGTGTTCCGCGTCCGCCACGCGCCCGCGGCGCTGCTCGTCACGGCGTTCTGGGTGGTCGGGACCTTCGTCGTCTACACCTACCTCGGCGCCCTGTTCGACCGCGCCGGACACGTGGGGACGGGCCTGCGGCCGTGGCTGCTGCTGCTCTTCGGCGTCGGCGGCTTCGCCGGCGTGATGGCCGGCGGCCGGCTCGCGGACCGTGTCAATCCGCGTACCGCCCTCGCGACGTCCGTCGCCCTGCTCGCCGTCGTCCTCGCCGCCCTCTCCCCCGCCCTGCGCTCCCCCGCGGGCACGGCGGTCGCGCTCACCGCGTGGGGGTTCGCCCACTGGTGCGCCTTCCCGCTCATCCAGCACCGCCTGCTGCACATCGGCGGCCGGCACGGCGACATGCTCCTCGCCCTCAACCAGAGCGCCCTCTACCTGGGCCAGACCCTGGCCGGCGCCCTCGGCGGCCTCCTCGTGGGCGCGGGCCGGCTGGAGTCGCTGCCGTGGGCGGGGGCGGCGTTCGAACTGCTGGCGCTGCTGGTAGTGGTGGTGGGGGCAACGGGCGCGGCGCACCGCCGCCGCACAGGCCCCGCGCGCTCCGGGCAGCTCCCCGGAGCGGGCGCCCGCCGCGGACGCACGGGCGGGGGCCGGCTCCGCTCCCGCCGCATCCGCCCGCCCCACCCCAAGCGACGCGGGCCGGGCCCCCGCCGGCCCGGCCGACTGAGCGGCGCGGGCAGGCCGGCGCTGATGCGGCACGGCTCGGGGCGGGACGGCACGGGACGGGACGGCAGGGCACGGGACGGGACGGCACGAGACGGGACGGGACGAGACGGGACGGGACGGCCGAGGTCTACGCCTGCGGCACCGGCTTCCGGAGCGTCTCGATCAGCGCCGAGACGCTGTGGTCGCGGTGGCCGTCGGCGATGGCCCGTTCGAGCATCTCGTACATCGGAAGGTGCCACGACACGTCGATGTCGGCCTCCCGGCCGAGCTGGAGTTCATGGGCGACCGCCTGGTGGAAGATGCCGACGGTCGCCCGGGGCCGGGTGTAGTCGCCGCTGTCGATCTCCGCGGCGATGGCGGGCAGTTCGGACGCGATCATCTCCAGCCACTTGGTGGTGAACCGCACCAGCGTGTCGGCCTTCAGGCCGCGCGCGGAGACCAGCGCGGCCCCCTGGAAGAAGCCGAGGAGGGCGGGCAGCAGGAGGCCGCCCACGGCCTGCTCGTAGAGGGCGGCCAGGTCCGGCTCGTCGCCGAGGTGGACGGTGTCCCCGCCCAGCACCCGCAGGGTCGCCTCGTACGCGTCGAACACCTCCCTGTCACCCCCGTAGTACAGCAGGGTGTCGGGCGCGCCGACGGCCGGCGGCACGTTCTTGACGGCGCCGTCCAGGAAGCGCGCTCCCCGCTCCCGCGCCCAGCCGGCCATCCGGCGGGCGCCCTCCGGCGTCCCCGTGTTGAGGGTGACCAACGCGCGCCCGGCCAGCTCGGCGGAGGCCGGCTCCAGAACCGCGCACGTGGCGTCGTACGTGGTCAGGCAGACGACGACCAGCGGACTCGCGGCCACCGCCTCCCCGACGGCGAGGGCGTGCCGCGCCCCCTTGGCGACGAGGGGCGCGGCCTTCTCGCCGCTCCGGTTCCACACGGTCGTCGGGTGCCCCGCCCCGAGGAACGCCTCGGCCAGCGCCGAACCCATCGCTCCCAGGCCGATGACGGTCACCGGTGTGCGGTCGTTCACAGACATGTACTCAACTCCGCGCGTCGCATGGACAATTCGGCTCCATTCGGCCGTTGCCACTCCATGCTCCGTCCGGCACTGATGTTTCCTCAAGTACCGTCTATTTTGTCGGGTACTTACCTACGAGTCAGTGCGGAGCGTTGATGAGGAAGCGGACGTTCACCTGCGGGTTCGATGCCGCGCTGGCCGTCGTCGGCGGCAAGTGGAAAATTCTCATCCTCTGGGCGCTCCACTGCGAAGGACCGCTGCGCTTCGGAGCGCTGCGGCGTGCGGTCGACGGCATCAGCGAGCGCGTCCTGATCAACCAGCTCAAGGAGATGGAAGCGAGTCAGCTGGTGCACCGCGAGGAGTTCCCCCAGGTGCCGCCGAAGGTGGAGTACTCGCTGACCGCGTTCGGCACGTCGCTCCTCGACGTCCTCATGCCACTCGGCGAATGGGGCACGGCCAACATGGAGCGCATCGCCTCGCTCGGCGCCGGTGGGTCCGGCGCCGGTGGGCGCGAGGAGGGTCCCCGTCCGACCGCGCCCTCGCCGAGGTGACGGCCGGGGGTGAGGGGCGGATGGGGGCGCTGGTGCGGCAGGCCGTGGGCTGAGGCCCGTCCTCTCCGACGGCCGAGGGGCCGGAGGCTCCGGGTTGCGGGGCCGGCGGGGCGGGCCGAGGCTGTCAGCAGGACCGGTGGCGGGGCGGGCGGGCCGGGAAGGGCCCACCGGAACGGGTCGGAGCCAGAAAGGACGCGAACCGTGGTCGATCCCGTACAGATCCTGTGGTCACCGGCCGGGGAGTCCATGCCCTCGCTGGGCTCGGACGCGCTGGTCGACGTGCACGACGGCGATACGCCGAACATCCGCATGCCCGTCCGCATGCTGTCCGTCGACACCCCCGAGGTGACGGCGAAGTCCGCCGCGGGCGCCGCCAACGTGGACGAGAAGTTCAAGGAGCTCGCCGGGTGGATCGAGCAGGGCAAGGCGCCCATCTCGAAGGAGCTCGCCGAGTTCCTGCTGCCGAAGATCCGTACCGGTCACGCCGGCACACTGCAGTTCGAACAGGGCACCAAGGCAGCGCAGTTCAATACGGACAACATCAACAAGCGATTGACCGAGGGCGTTCCGGAGGGCAAACCCCCGCACGCCAAGCCGCGGCGGATCTTCATCCGCACGGCCGACTCGCCCTTCGACGACCACCACCGCCTGCTGGCCTACGTCGCCCCCGACTACTCGAAGGAGGAACGGGCCGCCCTCACCCGACGGCAGCGTTCCACCTTCAACTTCGACCTCATCGAATCCGGGTGGGCGGCCACGTTCATCATCTACCCCTCCATCCCCGGGGAACTCGACCTTCCGATGACCCTGGAGGCCGCCGAGAAGGCCGTGAAGGGGAAGAAGGGCATCTGGAAGGAACCGGCCACCCTGCTGGGGTACGAGTACCGGGCCCTGGAGAGGCTGCACGAGGTCACCCGGAAGATCGTCGACGGTACCCCGCTGCGCCCCGGCGAGTCCTTCTCCTGGCGCGAGCGCTACTGCGCCGACCTGCGTACCCGGGAACTCTTCGGCCCGGAGGACTACTTCAAGGTGCCGCCGGTGTACCGGCTGTGGTTCTGGCCGAAGGACGTCAACGAGGCGATCGGGCGACTCAACCTCGTCCCGTCAC
This genomic interval carries:
- a CDS encoding penicillin acylase family protein; this encodes MRLRHSLRALAVGGLVLLTGAGALPAVAASDAARGERPSADGLSAVIRYTEYGVPHILADDYADLGFGDGWAQAADAVCTLADGFVTVRGERARYFGPDAAPDRSFSEASTNLSSDLFFRGVRDARTVEKLLDRPAPEGPSRQAKELMRGWAAGYNAWLRQHKVTDPACRGKGWVRPVTATDVARRGYALTVLGGQGALADAITEARPPAARTVGGGKAVADPAAAARAYFAARHDTGMGSNAVAFSGAATANRRGLLLGNPHYPWHGNRRFWQSQQTIPGELNVSGASLLGSPTVQIGHNASMAWSHTVATGVPMNLYELKPAPGDPRSYLVDGRPERMTERKVTVAVRGADGRLANVTRSQWWTRYGPVVTGLGDDLPLPWTPGSAYALADPNAAQFRFFDSSLGLSKARDVRGVREALRRTQGLPWVNTVAADSAGHSLYTQSQVLPRVTDEVQRSCATALGRRTYPESGLAVLDGSRGACALGRDRDALQPGVFGPSAMPTLVDAPYAENSNDSAWLANADRPLTGYPRIFGDIGTERSFRTRGGVEDVAAMAKRGRLTVADLERQQFAGRAPTGDLAAADAAAACAKLPGGRATGPDGRPVDVSGACGVLARWDRRLTTGSRGALLFDRFVRALVREVPADRLWRVPFDPAKPVTTPNTLNTAEPGVARALAAAVHDLRSAGIALDAPLGEHQFVVRKGKRIPVPGGTEALGAWNKVESRWDGSRGGYPEVSMGTSYVQAVGFDGGPCPVTARTLLTYSQSDDPASAHSSDQTELFSKGRMTRGRFCERDILASPGLRVVRVAQR
- a CDS encoding NAD(P)-dependent oxidoreductase, producing the protein MRKHQCRTEHGVATAEWSRIVHATRGVEYMSVNDRTPVTVIGLGAMGSALAEAFLGAGHPTTVWNRSGEKAAPLVAKGARHALAVGEAVAASPLVVVCLTTYDATCAVLEPASAELAGRALVTLNTGTPEGARRMAGWARERGARFLDGAVKNVPPAVGAPDTLLYYGGDREVFDAYEATLRVLGGDTVHLGDEPDLAALYEQAVGGLLLPALLGFFQGAALVSARGLKADTLVRFTTKWLEMIASELPAIAAEIDSGDYTRPRATVGIFHQAVAHELQLGREADIDVSWHLPMYEMLERAIADGHRDHSVSALIETLRKPVPQA
- a CDS encoding winged helix-turn-helix transcriptional regulator → MRKRTFTCGFDAALAVVGGKWKILILWALHCEGPLRFGALRRAVDGISERVLINQLKEMEASQLVHREEFPQVPPKVEYSLTAFGTSLLDVLMPLGEWGTANMERIASLGAGGSGAGGREEGPRPTAPSPR
- a CDS encoding thermonuclease family protein — protein: MVDPVQILWSPAGESMPSLGSDALVDVHDGDTPNIRMPVRMLSVDTPEVTAKSAAGAANVDEKFKELAGWIEQGKAPISKELAEFLLPKIRTGHAGTLQFEQGTKAAQFNTDNINKRLTEGVPEGKPPHAKPRRIFIRTADSPFDDHHRLLAYVAPDYSKEERAALTRRQRSTFNFDLIESGWAATFIIYPSIPGELDLPMTLEAAEKAVKGKKGIWKEPATLLGYEYRALERLHEVTRKIVDGTPLRPGESFSWRERYCADLRTRELFGPEDYFKVPPVYRLWFWPKDVNEAIGRLNLVPSRELGGGRRGGGR
- a CDS encoding CGNR zinc finger domain-containing protein is translated as MSAEQERQDRDWVWYGTRVSVDFVNTRRDRWAGGRELLREPADLTAWFEAAGIGPACIPVDEPLLAQAVELREAIDAGLLAVVERAAFPVAVQRVLNAWLARAAENPPRLDVRDGIPVLTAGLPPVDGRGALGRIAVDAAEMFGGADRDRLRVCAGERCSARFFDNSVARRRRWCSMAGCGNRAKAAQHRRARA